A single Gambusia affinis linkage group LG22, SWU_Gaff_1.0, whole genome shotgun sequence DNA region contains:
- the pou3f2a gene encoding POU domain, class 3, transcription factor 2a, which translates to MATAASNHYSVLSTPSSAPPPPPHSESGSMQQAAAYRDAHTLLQNDYGTLPGGGHPLSHAHQWITALSHGDSGAPWPSSPLREQDVKPILHDSDREELQNSSSLQQQQQQQQQRHPHLAHQQAHHDARAWRTSTATTHITGMATSEGQSLVYSQSGFALMPGGEQGGMHHHPLRDEDHHSHSPHLSEHGGGPGAHHHQHQQHGGHQDQSDEDTPTSDELEQFAKQFKQRRIKLGFTQADVGLALGTLYGNVFSQTTICRFEALQLSFKNMCKLKPLLNKWLEEADSTSGSPTSLDKIAAQGRKRKKRTSIEVGVKGALESHFLKCPKPGAAEINSLADSLQLEKEVVRVWFCNRRQKEKRMTPAGGQISGGEDMYGDTPPHHGGQTPVQ; encoded by the coding sequence ATGGCGACCGCAGCGTCAAACCACTACAGCGTCCTCAGCACCCCCAGCAgcgcgccgccgccgccgccgcacTCGGAGTCCGGGAGCATGCAGCAGGCGGCAGCGTACAGGGACGCGCACACCCTGCTCCAGAACGACTACGGCACGCTACCGGGCGGTGGGCATCCGCTCAGCCACGCGCACCAGTGGATAACGGCGCTCTCTCACGGTGACAGCGGGGCGCCGTGGCCGTCCAGTCCCCTCCGAGAACAGGACGTGAAGCCCATACTGCATGACAGTGACcgagaggagctgcagaactccagcagcctgcaacagcagcagcagcagcagcaacagcgaCACCCTCACCTAGCGCACCAGCAGGCGCATCACGACGCCAGAGCATGGCGAACCAGCACGGCCACGACGCACATCACCGGCATGGCGACATCTGAGGGACAGAGCCTGGTGTACTCCCAATCCGGCTTCGCTCTGATGCCAGGGGGAGAGCAGGGGGGGATGCACCACCACCCTCTGCGGGACGAGGACCACCACAGCCACAGCCCGCACCTCAGTGAGCACGGGGGCGGCCCCGGGGCccaccaccaccagcaccaGCAGCACGGGGGCCACCAGGACCAGTCGGACGAGGACACGCCGACCTCGGATGAGCTGGAGCAGTTCGCCAAGCAGTTCAAGCAGCGGCGGATCAAGCTGGGCTTCACGCAGGCGGACGTTGGGCTGGCCCTGGGGACGCTCTACGGGAACGTGTTCTCTCAGACCACCATCTGCAGGTTCGAGGCGCTGCAGCTCAGCTTCAAGAACATGTGCAAACTCAAGCCGCTGCTGAACAAGTGGCTGGAGGAGGCGGACTCCACGTCGGGGAGTCCCACCAGCCTAGATAAGATCGCGGCGCAggggaggaaaaggaaaaagcgGACCTCCATCGAGGTGGGCGTCAAGGGCGCTCTGGAGAGCCATTTTCTGAAATGCCCCAAGCCGGGAGCGGCGGAGATCAACTCCCTGGCGGACAGCctgcagctggagaaggagGTGGTGAGGGTCTGGTTCTGTAACCGGCGGCAGAAGGAGAAGAGGATGACCCCCGCTGGGGGACAGATATCAGGAGGGGAGGACATGTACGGGGACACCCCTCCTCACCACGGAGGACAGACTCCTGTGCAGTGA